A segment of the Enterococcus saigonensis genome:
ACAATCGCAGCGACAGCATTTTCTTTTCCGTATCGTTTATCTAAAAAAATTTTTCGTTTCGTTAAAAAATTCTTGTTGCTTGTCATGAGATAAATCTTTTAATTCATCAGGCAACGTTACAACCCAAGTTCCTAATGCCTTAACATCTTTTCGATTCATACAATAAACATCTTCTAGTCTTTCATTAAAACGTTCGACCATATTTGAGTTGTCCTGCATTAAATCTTGATTCAAATGTGAGCGACTAATATCTATTTCTTTGTTTGAATGATTATCAGTTTTGCGCTCGAAATGAATTGATAAACCACTAAGAGAAGCACGAGTATTTTTCTTTAAATGAGCCATACAATATTCCTCCAATTCACAAGGTCTTTAGAACCAGTATAACATGGTTCAAAATCTGGTATAGCCTGTTATACCAAATTTCATTTGGACAGGCTCTGCCGAGGGCTTGTCGGCTAAAGCCGAGCTAAAACGTTCAGAATAAATCGCCTTTAGGCAATTTATGATCTTCTCTTTTTTAGCCTTACAGCAATCAAAATTTTTTCAAATTTTCATTCGCTGCTTTTATATTTTCGGAGTTGGCGAGATTGCCATTTTCCGAAAATATAAAAAAAGAGTAATCGCCTTTTGACGATTACTCCTAAAAAGTTATATCCGACTTTCATATATTCCGTCCATAACTTCAGCATATATTTTATTTATATCAGTTCCACCATCATTTATATATTTCAAAATACGAGTTAAAGAATCATGAAGATATTCTGCTTCAATCACTAATTGTTCTTTGCTAAAATCTGCATACTGACTATTTTTTTCTAAATTATGGCTATCATAATATTCCTTAAATAAATCTTGTACATCTTTCATAAAAATATCCCCTTTACTCTTTTTCTTCTGTAACATCCAAACCTTGTAGCCAAGTATCTAATTCTTTTTTCAAAACATCTGCCGATTCCGAAAACGTTTCTCGTAAATGATTCGTCAGCTCATCATTTTGACTTTCTTGCTTTAATAATTCACGATATTTATATTTTGAATTTCTATGAATTTGACCCCAATAACTATGTTCAGTTATAAGAGCAGTAATCATCATTTTGTCAGTTACTTTCACATCTTCTGGCAAATAGTGAGGACTTGCAAAGCTGTCTAAACTTTCATGAACCATTGCATGCCAATCAGTTGCTTTTC
Coding sequences within it:
- a CDS encoding plasmid recombination protein, with the protein product MAHLKKNTRASLSGLSIHFERKTDNHSNKEIDISRSHLNQDLMQDNSNMVERFNERLEDVYCMNRKDVKALGTWVVTLPDELKDLSHDKQQEFFNETKNFFR